The following DNA comes from Nocardioides sp. JQ2195.
GACTCGCGGGGGTCGTCGCAGTTGAGGTAGACGACCTTGCCCTTGAAGTGCTTCCGGTAGTGACGAAGCTCCTTCTCGATATCGGACAGTTGGGTATAGAACTCGTCGTCCTTGGCAGCCTTGGCGTCTCCGAGGCTCCGCTGCTTGCTTGATGTGCCCGCCATCCTCACCCTTCCTCAACGGCTCCCGCTGCAGCGCCGGGAGCGGTGTGCGTCTTCGCGGTCATCCTATCGATGGGGTGCGACATCACGTCTGACAAACACGTCCGTGAGTCGACAGTCAGAGCCTGCGATCGACTGGGTTTTGCGGATGCGATAGACCCTGCCAGAAGGCGGACCCGCCATCGTGTCTCTGCACCAAACCAGGGAGTAAAGGATCGGCGGTCTTGCTGCGGACAAGCATGTCGTCGAGCGAGGCCACGACGTCGAGGATGGAGCGGGGGCCGAACTGTCCGGCCTTCTTCTTCGCCCTTACTCGGACGTTGTTCGGCGTCGGACCGGCGTCGATAACGGAGTGGTGCCAGATCCGACTGTGGTGGGCACAGCGATTGCGGAGGTAGACGAGAGCTCGCACGCGATAGGGGAATCCACCCTTGGCAACGCCGATACTGGTCGCGACCGCATCAGCCAAAGCGCCCTGAGCGCCGCGCTCAATACACTTCGACAGGGTGCCGAAAGACCACGCCTCGACAGCGGACCAAACCGGCAGTTCGGCAAAGCTCGACGAGTTGTCGACGTCAGTCCGGTAACGAAGGATGTGACGCTCTTTGCTGCGCTTCAGGTCACGTAGGCAAACCTCGATCGTCGGATCCCTCTCCGACACGTCGGTGTAGAAGTCTTCCTCGAGGTATCGGCCGCTCGGTCCATACGTCTGGGCGATCACGTGCGCGGTGTGTGTCCGCAGCAGCAACTCCACGCAGGCCAACGGCCTGACGAGCTCCGCTCGCATGGCCTCGTCGGCCTCGTAGACCGCCCGGATCTCGTCGAACGTCGTGCCCGGACGGTAGCGGTCGTCGCCCTCGTGAGGGGCGATCTGGAAGTACCGCGTGTACCCGGAAAACCGGTAGTAGTTGTTGGCCGCGAGGAAGGCGGCGCACATGGCTTCGTCGCTAATGGAGAGTCCACGTTCGACCAGGAGAGCGACCTGCTGATCCCAGGACAGGCTCGGCTTCACGGAGCGCTCCAGAAAGAAAGAGGCCCCTCCCATTTGAGCATCGTGGAGAGGCTTGGGAGGGGGTCGATTGGCTCCAACATAGACGATGGGACCGGAACGCGCACATCGTTCGGCAGATTCGGATCAAATCACGTGGGCCGACCCCGGTAGGAACCTGAGGCAGGCTGACGCCTCTTCCCCCACCAGCCCCCCACAGCGCCCAGTAAGCCGACTCTCGTTCAGTTCCGAAATCCAAAGAAGCCACACGCTGACCTGCGGTTTCTCGTGGCGGAGCCTAGGGGACTCGAACCCCTAACCACCTGCTTGCAAACGGACTGCGGGGACACCGCACAACGCCGATGTGAGTTTGCTACAGCATGCTGGTTGGACGGCTTGCACGCGTCGGAGACGACGCCGGCGGCGATCACGGCC
Coding sequences within:
- a CDS encoding Abi family protein, translated to MKPSLSWDQQVALLVERGLSISDEAMCAAFLAANNYYRFSGYTRYFQIAPHEGDDRYRPGTTFDEIRAVYEADEAMRAELVRPLACVELLLRTHTAHVIAQTYGPSGRYLEEDFYTDVSERDPTIEVCLRDLKRSKERHILRYRTDVDNSSSFAELPVWSAVEAWSFGTLSKCIERGAQGALADAVATSIGVAKGGFPYRVRALVYLRNRCAHHSRIWHHSVIDAGPTPNNVRVRAKKKAGQFGPRSILDVVASLDDMLVRSKTADPLLPGLVQRHDGGSAFWQGLSHPQNPVDRRL